ATAAAGCAGTTAAAGCTGCTCGCCGAATATTCCTGCCACGATGTTCTCCGAAGTGATGTTTTTCTGCCAATACCCCATCTGGACCAGCAATGGCAATCCAAGTGGTGCCTACGGGTTTGTCTTCTGTTCCACCGTCAGGACCTGCAATTCCGGAAGTTGCTATAGCATAATCAGTTCCGAATTTTTTTCTTACACCTAATGCCATTTGTCTGACTACAGTTTCGCTAACAGCACCTTCTTTTTCAAGATCATTGTGTGAAACCTCTAAAATATTTTCTTTTATTTCGTTGGCATAAGTTATTGCCGATCCTTTAAAATAGCTTGAACTTCCTGCAATACTAGTTAAAAGATGAGCAATATATCCGCCCGTACAGCTTTCGGCGGTAGCCACTGTTTTTTTATGAAGCTTAAGACTATTTCCAACGGCTTCTTCTAAAAGCATATCGTCGTAAGCAAAAATAATATCACCAATAAGGAGTTTTAATTTCTCAACAAATTCATCAATATATTTCTCGCATTTAATTTTATTTTCTCCGATAGCTGAAAGACGAAGTCGAACAATACCGGGTTGAGGAAGATAAGCCAGTTTTATATTTTGAGGCA
This Bacteroidales bacterium DNA region includes the following protein-coding sequences:
- a CDS encoding nicotinamide-nucleotide amidohydrolase family protein, coding for TKHTLCEYFDTKLVFNEDAFSRIKEIFRLRNFKVSAVNKAQAELPESCIPITNINGTASGMWFEKNGKILVSMPGVPFEMKPMMENEVIPRIKAKFNTPVIIHKTIMTQGVGESFLAKIIEDWENSLPQNIKLAYLPQPGIVRLRLSAIGENKIKCEKYIDEFVEKLKLLIGDIIFAYDDMLLEEAVGNSLKLHKKTVATAESCTGGYIAHLLTSIAGSSSYFKGSAITYANEIKENILEVSHNDLEKEGAVSETVVRQMALGVRKKFGTDYAIATSGIAGPDGGTEDKPVGTTWIAIAGPDGVLAEKHHFGEHRGRNIRRAALTALFMLKKAVEEKD